The proteins below come from a single Planctomycetia bacterium genomic window:
- a CDS encoding glucosamine-6-phosphate isomerase, whose protein sequence is MAARPLSLVAPDWWDYTTLDRGLLDDAARLTADDLFALSRPGFTVRFYDTIEEFYLAEALEYIHAWRQSTPERPAGICGPIGPTEQLPLVARLVNELEIDLRHAHFWGMDEWVVDGRETPESFSLSFAKADRELCFDRIRADLRMPESNLHFPRVAEIDAFRRSFDEARCVVMQGGQGEIKHWAFNDPVRRAGVFRDQPPTPAEYRQLGTRVVELHPMTIIQNARTSGGGVVTNVPTQALTVGPAETWKAEKVSIWHAGTHDNPFGQRLTALMIGKKLPDSSVPMSLLADHPNVQFNYLRSGIGSCAAEMH, encoded by the coding sequence ATGGCCGCGCGACCCTTATCGCTTGTCGCTCCCGATTGGTGGGACTACACGACGCTCGACCGTGGGTTGCTGGACGATGCGGCGCGGCTCACCGCCGATGATCTCTTTGCGCTGTCGCGGCCCGGCTTCACGGTTCGCTTCTACGACACCATCGAAGAGTTCTACCTGGCCGAAGCGCTGGAATACATTCACGCCTGGCGGCAATCGACGCCGGAACGTCCGGCCGGAATCTGCGGCCCGATCGGACCCACGGAGCAATTGCCGCTCGTGGCGCGATTGGTCAACGAACTGGAAATCGACCTGCGCCATGCACACTTTTGGGGCATGGACGAATGGGTCGTCGACGGCCGCGAAACGCCGGAGAGCTTTTCGTTATCTTTCGCCAAAGCGGACCGCGAGTTGTGTTTCGATCGCATCCGCGCGGATTTGCGGATGCCGGAAAGCAACCTGCACTTTCCGCGCGTGGCCGAGATCGACGCGTTCCGCCGTTCGTTTGACGAGGCACGCTGCGTCGTAATGCAGGGCGGTCAGGGCGAGATCAAACATTGGGCCTTCAATGATCCAGTCCGCCGCGCCGGCGTGTTTCGCGACCAACCGCCGACGCCCGCCGAGTATCGTCAACTTGGCACGCGCGTCGTCGAACTGCATCCGATGACGATTATTCAAAACGCCCGCACGTCCGGCGGCGGCGTGGTTACCAACGTGCCGACGCAAGCGCTGACCGTGGGGCCTGCCGAGACTTGGAAAGCGGAGAAAGTCTCCATCTGGCACGCCGGCACGCATGACAACCCGTTCGGGCAACGGCTCACGGCGCTGATGATTGGTAAGAAGCTACCGGACAGTTCGGTGCCGATGTCTCTGTTGGCGGATCACCCGAACGTGCAGTTCAATTATCTGCGGAGCGGGATCGGGAGCTGCGCGGCGGAGATGCATTGA